In Dehalococcoidia bacterium, the sequence GGTTCTCGTAGGGCGGCGGGGAAGGCTCACCGAGTTCTCGCGGTTCGGCTTCGCGCGTAGTCCCGATGCTCTGCGACGCTATGAAGAACAATGCAGCCATCGCGTTCTGCCATTCGAGGTACTTCAGTGCGCCCACCAGTTGATCGCCTTGATACTTGAGGTAATCCAACGCGCCCTTGAGTTCGCAGGCCGCATCGCACCTCATGGGCTTCGCGTTGACGGACTCGCCTTCTGTGTAGTACGTGCCCTCGTCAACGTCCACCACAATGTCGTCGGGCGAGCTCGTGCAGAACAACAAGCACTGCGGCGTCAGGCCGAACGGGTCGACGTATCGCAGCGGGTTGTTCAGAACGTACGAGTACGGATTGCACGACTGTGGATCGTATGCGGCGGCAACAACAGGATCAGCACTCACAAACCGCCCAAACGTCGTGTGTAGAACCGCGCCTTGTAGTTGTACAGGCCGAACTCGGCGTCGCCAGGCTCTTTGCGCTGGCCCGTGTAGAGCTTGTCCGTCTCGCTGATGCCGCCGGAACGCGTCGCGCCGTGCGGCACCCGCGCCCCTGCCCCACATCTGCAACGCCACCGCCGCGAATCACGACGCGCCGGTCGCACGCTCGTCCCTACACTCGACGTGGAGGTGCGGCATGGTGCAACGCAGGCACGCAGAACCGCGCGAGTTCGTCGATGCGCTCGAAGGGCTCGACTTTCCGGCATCGCAGGCGGCGATCCAGAACAAGGCCCAGGACAAGGGCGGCATCGACGCCGAGGTGACCTACGTCCTCCGCCACCTCCCCGACCGCACCTACGACTCGATCGACGACCTCAACGCGGAGATCGCCCAGATCTACGCGAGCGGCATCGCCCTCCCCGACGCCGCACCCGCAGCGCCAACGGCCGCCTCGAAGCGCGACAAGCAGGACATCGAAACGCAGGCCGACACCCGCGAAGGCGAACCTCCCGGCGAATCCCGCACCGGCCAACCAACCGACTTCTTGGCCTGACTCAGCCGAACCTCAAAACCCGCTCACACGCTGGAGCGTCGATTGCCGAGCTCAATCGTCGGTTCCAACCGCTCTCCGTCGATCACCTTACGCATGCGCGTACGCAACTGCTCCCAATCGCTTCTGTAGAGTGCGTATTGATAGAGATCCCAGTAGCGATCGAGATACCAGATATGCTCCCTCAAGGTTCCCTCGCGTGAGAACCCGGCCGATTCAAGCGCATCAATGGATGCCTGGTTGAACTGGTAAACCTCGGCATAGAGTTTGCGAATGGCAAAGAATTTGAAGAGATAGTCGCCGAAGAGCATCGAACCCTCGACGGTAATGCCAGTTCCTCTGACTGATGGGTCAGCGTAGAGCAGGAAGTGAACAAATCCATCCTCTGGGCTCGCCCCATAGGTGTGCACGAAGCCTATCGGCCGGCGGCTGGTGCGATCCAGAATCAGGAAGAAGACGACTTCCTGAAGAAGTTGCTCTAGACCACCGGCGAACTGCTCGAAACTTATGACCCGCCGATGCGTGGACCACAAATGTAGCGAACTGACGTCGCTTCTCCACTTGAACAGCAGCGGGTAGTCGTCACGGGATATCGGGCGCATGACGACACGGCGGCTAAACAGGGAGTCCGGGTAATCAGACTCGAGCATGCTCAGAGAGGGGGACAGGTGGGAATGCATAGCGTATTGGTCTGATTCAGTGGGGGGTTAGATTGATAGTAGTTGTGCTGAGTGCGAAACCTAGTATCGTGGTTCATGCACTGGGCGTACGTGCCTACACCATTCACCGTTTTAGTCTTGCTGTTGTAGCTAACCAGCATCTGCGTGTCATACATCGTGCGCCAAGCTCCGTTACAGAATTCCTTTCCCACGGCACGCGAGCCAATTACCTGGGGGGCCGGGTTTTTAAACGTATGAGCCTGGCCAGTCACGTTCGGGAAGCCACTGGGCGCATCCCAGTCTACGCAGTTTTCTCGATACAAGAACCGGTCAGGGTTCGTGTAATTGTTCTGACCTGTCTTCAGCTCGTCGCACGTTATCGCTAACACGGACGGTCCGCCGATAGAAGCGTGGGCCGATTTGACGAGTGTGCCTAAGACGATTCCAGTGATAAGCCTTCTGCGAATCGACATTGCTACTACCTCCTGACCGTCGTATCCGACACGGCGGTCAAAAGGTCCTCGTTGGTCATTTGCTGTGACTCCCAGACCAAGAGAAGGCCATCCCGCTCACCCACAATCATCTCCCCGCCGTTGCTCATCAACCACGCGCTAAAGTCAACTCCATCGAGCAAGATATTGATCGGTTCTGCCGTGCGCCACCAAGGGGGGGTCGAAGTCAGGAGCGGATTCAGATCGGCTGCGCTACCTACAGTGATTCGCAGAACCCTTCCGTCTTCGCTGGCATAGGTCGTGGTGATCGCAAGCCCGTACATACTGGCGAATCGTGCATCTCGTTGCAGGAGCCCTGGCTGCACTTTCGCTTGCGCGCCAGTAATTGTAGTTGAAGAGAACTTTGCCGCCGAATCGGGATCAAGGAACGCTACAGGAGTGCCGTCAGGAACGGTGTTCGCATCGGAGTAGGTCGTAGGCTGCGGAGGCTCGACGCTCTCCGCAAGAACGGGCACTTCAGCAGCATGCTTAAGCTCGAAGAACGTTTGCGGCTTCGCTGGAACGATCTCGAGCGCGAGCACTTCCGTGTCGACGATCAACACCTTCGTGTTGGTTTCTGTCCGGAGCTCGACGGTGTAGCGGAGGACATTGGCGTTGTCCGTGATCTCAAGTGTCTCAATCGACTCGATAGGTCGGAGATCTTGTGTATATGGTCGCTGATAAGCGTTATCCGACTCAGGCGCCGGCGAGGCCATCGTCCGCACCTCGACAACCGTGGTCTCATCGTTCCCGGTGCGGCGTGTAGACAGGACGGAAACGGACGATTCGGGTCGGACA encodes:
- a CDS encoding DUF2795 domain-containing protein gives rise to the protein MVQRRHAEPREFVDALEGLDFPASQAAIQNKAQDKGGIDAEVTYVLRHLPDRTYDSIDDLNAEIAQIYASGIALPDAAPAAPTAASKRDKQDIETQADTREGEPPGESRTGQPTDFLA
- a CDS encoding GNAT family protein; the protein is MLESDYPDSLFSRRVVMRPISRDDYPLLFKWRSDVSSLHLWSTHRRVISFEQFAGGLEQLLQEVVFFLILDRTSRRPIGFVHTYGASPEDGFVHFLLYADPSVRGTGITVEGSMLFGDYLFKFFAIRKLYAEVYQFNQASIDALESAGFSREGTLREHIWYLDRYWDLYQYALYRSDWEQLRTRMRKVIDGERLEPTIELGNRRSSV